In a genomic window of Drosophila takahashii strain IR98-3 E-12201 chromosome 3L, DtakHiC1v2, whole genome shotgun sequence:
- the LOC123002396 gene encoding uncharacterized protein, translating to MSVTEQPTAATAALHKFIAVSDRVSAFEDKINTPGQDSQSSHTLQVRLQQVRALWDKVEKEYEICSDLIAQEGSLDTLPLLQGKYDYCYSVYETCAAQISETLERVTPQAVQAGLPPMADFPGPIHGKSGHALKELQSTIQGCLTALAHSNISTDNWDCLLVFLCTSKLPKLTLSLWEQSLTSKSEIPAWEEMNTFLSERYRTLEAIEDMKPTQSVPKRSFETKVTPKPKGCDLCFKENHPIRLCPRFLNMFVDARSGYIKKKQLCLNCFARGHQLRDCTSTHSCFTCRGRHHTLLHRGSPSSSSTTSSNARPTSSPTSAPSAQQSSSRNASASTSTVQNYFAANTTAVLLSTAIVDVYHLGTSYRARALFDSGSEATFISERMFNLLKLPFRKTQTQVSGLNQSVSAKSTRLCQFAIRSPTKPGLQLDTAAYVLPELAGKLPSHPVPRNSLQDLPDLQWADPNFFESSQIDLLIGADILPSVMMQGTRRNICGSLLGQETIFGWVLTGPISNTKANRVASFTTQVHHQKEDSLDSLLSKFWEVEDLPFQMVKESDSYCERNFLRTTKGDASGRDFPLKEQYDSVIQEYLDLGHMHEVPSTHSSPTYYLPHHAVIKPESTTTKLRVVFNASSPSANGTSLNDILHAGPVLQSDLTIQILKWRYFQYVFSADITKMYRQIWVDPKHTPFQRILFRDKEGDIRDFKLKPVTFGVNCAPFLAIRVLQQLAEDVQGAFPKASHILQQHIEFLDIDTESTAKTLGIRWRAKSDEFYFVPPEIVVEPSFTKREVLSQIARLFDPTGWLAPFIIRSKMFMQEIWLQDLSWDDKLPSEMSQRWQAFLHEYSDLNQIRVPRWVCFQPEIKVAYHGFCDASQKAYGAAIYVRVEVGQKILSNLLTSKTRVAPVKTVSLPRLELCGAVLLAKMVTAILPNMPTPSSDIRCWTDSTIVLAWLRKPACNWTTFVANRVAKITQAVPVDCWAHVRSEQNSADLASRGVSLLELADSQLWWHGPEWLQGPQELWPAQSDVQPNTELEQRAVEVHFSQVPSDEFLERFSKLDKALRVLALSRLLAQFTHQITLHGGSQLIVRLIRSKYWIPKLKNLVKAVVNPCKICTIYKKRLQTQLMGDLPQDRVSFSRPFTYTGIDYAGPFEIKNYTGRACLITKGYVCVFVCFSTKAIHLEPTSDLTAEKFLAAFARFVARRGCPRRIHSDNGKTFVGAASLLSRDFLQAVKESVTDVHSHQGLDWRFIPPGAPHMGGLWEAGVKSFKTLFYKATATRKYTFEELATLLAKIEDCLNSRPLSPMSEDPSDLLALTPGHFLIGGPLLSMAEPEIKGEAKSIINRWQRLKAQHQQFSARWKEEYLKELHKRNKWQFPTRNIQIVDMVVVKEDNLPSNEWRLGRIVSVFPGADGRVRVAEVRTARGTIERPVHKVILLPMESKEPATSSH from the exons ATGTCGGTAACCGAGCAGCCAACGGCCGCAACTGCTGCGTTGCATAAATTCATCGCTGTGAGCGATCGCGTCAGCGCTTTCGAGGATAAAATCAATACGCCTGGGCAGGATTCGCAATCTTCACACACACTGCAAGTCCGTCTTCAGCAAGTTCGAGCCTTATGGGATAAGGTTGAAAAAGAGTACGAGATCTGTTCTGACCTAATTGCCCAGGAAGGATCCCTCGACACATTGCCTCTCCTACAAGGAAAGTATGACTATTGCTACTCCGTATACGAGACGTGTGCCGCACAGATTAGCGAAACGCTCGAAAGAGTGACGCCTCAAGCCGTTCAAGCCGGACTACCTCCGATGGCCGACTTTCCGGGACCTATTCACGGCA AGTCGGGACATGCTCTAAAGGAGCTGCAGTCTACGATTCAGGGGTGTCTAACAGCGCTAGCACATTCCAATATCTCCACTGACAACTGGGATTGTCTGTTGGTCTTCCTGTGCACCAGCAAACTGCCAAAGTTAACCCTTTCCTTATGGGAACAGTCGCTAACTTCGAAGTCCGAAATTCCGGCTTGGGAGGAGATGAACACCTTCCTGAGCGAAAGGTATCGGACACTGGAGGCTATCGAGGATATGAAGCCGACTCAGTCAGTTCCCAAAAGATCCTTCGAGACCAAGGTCACCCCCAAACCAAAGGGGTGTGACTTATGTTTTAAGGAGAATCATCCAATCAGATTGTGCCCGCGCTTTCTCAACATGTTTGTCGACGCGCGTTCCGGCTACATCAAAAAGAAGCAGCTATGCCTGAATTGTTTCGCTAGAGGCCATCAGCTACGTGATTGCACGAGCACACATAGCTGTTTCACGTGTAGGGGGAGGCATCATACTTTGCTGCATCGCGGCTCCCCCAGTTCCTCAAGCACGACTTCCTCAAACGCTCGACCCACGAGCTCTCCAACCTCGGCGCCCTCGGCGCAGCAGTCCTCCAGTCGCAATGCATCCGCGAGCACCTCAACGGTGCAAAATTATTTCGCTGCGAATACTACAGCCGTCCTGCTGAGCACGGCAATCGTTGACGTGTACCATCTGGGCACGAGCTACCGAGCCCGAGCTTTATTCGACTCGGGATCGGAAGCGACCTTCATCTCCGAACGCATGTTCAACCTCCTTAAGTTGCCTTTCCgaaaaacccaaacccaagtcTCAGGGCTAAACCAATCAGTTTCGGCAAAGTCAACGAGACTCTGCCAGTTTGCTATCCGCTCCCCAACTAAGCCGGGTCTTCAACTAGATACCGCAGCCTATGTCCTTCCGGAATTAGCGGGCAAACTGCCCTCTCATCCAGTTCCCAGGAATTCTTTGCAAGACCTGCCCGATCTCCAATGGGCAGACCCAAACTTCTTTGAAAGTTCCCAAATCGATTTACTGATCGGAGCTGATATTCTACCGTCGGTGATGATGCAAGGCACTCGGAGAAACATTTGTGGCTCTCTCCTAGGCCAAGAGACCATCTTCGGCTGGGTACTTACCGGGCCGATCTCCAATACTAAGGCCAACAGAGTCGCATCCTTCACGACTCAAGTACACCACCAAAAGGAAGATTCGTTAGACTCGCTTCTCAGCAAGTTCTGGGAGGTGGAGGATCTACCATTCCAGATGGTAAAAGAGTCGGATTCCTATTGCGAAAGGAACTTCCTCCGGACTACCAAAGGAGACGCCAGCGGGAG AGACTTTCCGTTAAAAGAGCAATATGACAGCGTGATTCAGGAGTATCTGGATCTGGGTCATATGCACGAAGTTCCATCGACTCATAGTTCCCCCACTTACTATCTTCCACATCACGCGGTAATCAAGCCCGAAAGTACTACGACAAAGCTTCGCGTTGTATTCAACGCCTCCAGTCCATCTGCGAATGGAACCAGCTTAAATGATATTCTTCATGCTGGTCCAGTCCTGCAATCCGATCTGACCATTCAAATTCTGAAATGGCGATATTTCCAATATGTGTTCAGCGCGGACATCACAAAGATGTACCGTCAGATCTGGGTCGATCCGAAGCATACACCCTTTCAAAGAATCCTGTTCCGAGATAAGGAGGGGGATATTCGAGACTTTAAGTTGAAACCAGTTACCTTCGGGGTCAACTGTGCGCCCTTCCTCGCTATTCGAGTGCTGCAGCAGCTAGCAGAGGATGTCCAAGGGGCGTTTCCAAAAGCCAGCCACATTCTTCAACAACATAT CGAGTTCCTCGATATCGATACCGAAAGCACGGCCAAAACACTCGGGATTCGATGGAGGGCTAAGTCCGACGAATTCTACTTCGTGCCGCCAGAAATAGTGGTGGAACCCTCCTTTACAAAGCGGGAGGTGTTGTCCCAAATCGCGAGGTTGTTTGATCCAACCGGATGGCTCGCTCCGTTTATAATACGttccaaaatgtttatgcAGGAGATTTGGCTACAAGATTTAAGCTGGGATGATAAGCTTCCCAGCGAAATGAGTCAGAGGTGGCAGGCGTTTCTTCATGAGTATTCCGATCTCAACCAGATCCGCGTTCCGAGATGGGTCTGTTTTCAGCCTGAGATCAAAGTGGCGTATCATGGATTCTGTGATGCGTCCCAAAAGGCTTATGGAGCGGCGATCTACGTTCGCGTCGAAGTGGGTCAGAAAATACTTTCTAACCTCCTCACATCCAAGACCCGAGTCGCTCCAGTCAAGACCGTGTCCCTTCCACGTCTAGAGCTATGTGGCGCCGTGTTGTTAGCCAAAATGGTAACTGCGATTCTTCCTAATATGCCCACACCAAGTTCCGACATACGCTGCTGGACCGATTCGACCATCGTTCTGGCCTGGTTACGGAAGCCGGCGTGTAACTGGACCACGTTTGTTGCCAACAGAGTGGCCAAGATAACGCAGGCAGTACCAGTCGACTGCTGGGCACACGTTCGATCCGAACAAAATTCCGCCGATTTAGCTAGTCGAGGCGTGTCCCTACTCGAGTTAGCGGATAGTCAACTTTGGTGGCACGGGCCAGAGTGGCTGCAAGGGCCACAAGAGCTGTGGCCAGCCCAAAGCGATGTGCAACCGAACACAGAGCTCGAGCAGCGCGCGGTGGAGGTGCATTTCAGCCAGGTCCCTTCTGACGAATTTCTCGAACGCTTCTCAAAACTTGACAAAGCACTGCGAGTCCTGGC ACTGTCTCGCCTTCTCGCCCAATTCACCCACCAGATTACTCTTCACGGCGGTAGTCAGTTGATCGTACGCCTGATCCGATCGAAGTATTGGATTCCTAAACTCAAGAATCTGGTCAAGGCAGTGGTGAATCCGTGTAAGATCTGCACAATTTACAAGAAGAGACTGCAAACTCAGCTGATGGGCGATCTTCCACAGGACAGAGTATCCTTCTCGAGGCCTTTTACATATACGGGCATTGATTATGCCGGGCCGTTCGAGATTAAAAACTATACCGGAAGAGCGTGTCTCATTACCAAGGgatatgtatgtgtatttgtgtgtttttcCACGAAGGCTATCCATTTAGAGCCGACATCCGATCTCACCGCCGAAAAGTTCCTAGCCGCCTTTGCTCGTTTCGTAGCTAGGCGCGGGTGCCCTAGGCGGATTCATTCTGATAATGGCAAGACGTTTGTGGGGGCAGCTTCTCTACTTTCTCGGGACTTCCTTCAAGCCGTCAAAGAGTCTGTGACTGATGTACATAGCCATCAGGGACTTGACTGGCGCTTCATCCCGCCCGGGGCTCCGCATATGGGGGGTCTGTGGGAAGCAGGGGTGAAAAGTTTCAAAACTCTTTTCTATAAAGCCACGGCTACGCGCAAGTATACGTTTGAGGAACTTGCGACGCTCCTAGCCAAGATCGAAGATTGCCTCAACTCCAGACCCCTATCCCCGATGTCTGAAGATCCCTCCGATCTGCTAGCCCTCACGCCTGGCCATTTCCTGATTGGCGGGCCGTTGCTTTCCATGGCTGAGCCTGAGATAAAGGGCGAAGCCAAGTCGATAATCAATCGATGGCAACGTTTGAAAGCCCAACATCAGCAGTTTAGTGCGCGGTGGAAAGAGGAGTATCTCAAAGAACTCCACAAACGCAACAAATGGCAATTTCCGACCCGAAACATCCAAATTGTCGATATGGTGGTAGTCAAGGAGGATAATTTGCCCTCGAACGAATGGCGGCTCGGCAgaattgtttctgttttcccCGGAGCCGATGGCCGAGTTCGAGTGGCTGAAGTCCGTACGGCGCGCGGCACAATAGAACGCCCCGTGCATAAGGTTATCCTTCTCCCTATGGAGAGCAAGGAACCGGCTACTTCCAGCCATTAA